A window of Gadus chalcogrammus isolate NIFS_2021 chromosome 16, NIFS_Gcha_1.0, whole genome shotgun sequence contains these coding sequences:
- the fzd9b gene encoding frizzled-9b has translation MRMGGCPLKMVIFLWCLLVISGSSFEIGSYDLERGRPAKCEPIVIPMCQGIGYNLTRMPNFMDHDNQKEAAIKLNEFAPLVEYGCDPQLRFFLCSLYAPMCTDKVSTSIPACRPMCEQARQKCSPIMEKFNYAWPDSLDCSKLPTRNDPNALCMEAPENDTRPETKKGEGMLPVPPRPRHPGSGGGGSGGGSGSGHSGGVPGSCENPEKFQYVEKSQSCAPRCSSAVDVFWSRRDKDFAFVWMTVWSTLCFVSTAFTVLTFLLDPHRFQYPERPIIFLSMCYNVYSVAFIIRSVAGAENIACDRENGELYIIQEGLESTGCTIVFLILYYFGMASSIWWVILTLTWFLAAGKKWGHEAIEAHSNYFHMAAWGVPALKTIVILTMRKVAGDELTGLCYVGSMDAAALTGFVLVPLACYLVVGTSFILTGFVALFHIRRVMKTEGTNTEKLEKLMVKIGVYSILYTVPATCVIVCYFYERLNMDYWRSRGLEARCVSLPGRRNEGCSLDASVPAVAVFMLKTFMSLVVGITSGVWVWSSKTLQTWQLLCSRKLAADRTPGGGRKPCGGVTCGSTHCHYKAPPAVVMHMAKPDPHSDNPTHV, from the coding sequence atgaGAATGGGTGGCTGTCCGTTGAAGATGGTTATTTTCCTATGGTGTCTGCTGGTAATTTCTGGCTCCAGCTTCGAGATAGGATCCTATGATCTGGAGCGAGGCAGACCAGCCAAGTGCGAGCCCATCGTTATACCAATGTGCCAAGGGATCGGCTACAACTTGACCCGCATGCCCAATTTCATGGACCACGACAACCAGAAGGAGGCTGCGATCAAACTCAACGAGTTTGCCCCGCTGGTGGAGTACGGCTGTGACCCGCAGCTGCGCTtcttcctctgctccctctATGCCCCTATGTGCACGGACAAAGTGTCCACCTCCATCCCCGCCTGTCGACCCATGTGCGAGCAGGCCAGGCAGAAGTGTTCCCCCATCATGGAGAAGTTTAACTACGCCTGGCCCGACTCTCTGGACTGCTCCAAGCTGCCCACCAGGAACGACCCCAACGCCCTGTGCATGGAGGCTCCGGAGAACGACACCAGACCCGAGACCAAGAAGGGCGAGGGCATGCTCCCGGTGCCGCCCCGCCCCCGACATCCgggcagcggcggcggggggTCCGGCGGCGGCTCAGGCTCAGGCCACTCGGGCGGCGTCCCAGGGTCCTGCGAGAACCCGGAGAAGTTCCAGTACGTGGAGAAGAGCCAGTCGTGCGCGCCGCGCTGCTCCTCGGCCGTGGACGTGTTCTGGTCGCGGCGGGACAAGGACTTCGCCTTCGTCTGGATGACGGTGTGGTCCACGCTGTGCTTCGTGTCCACCGCCTTCACCGTGCTCACCTTCCTGCTGGACCCGCACCGCTTCCAGTACCCCGAGCGGCCCATCATCTTCCTCTCCATGTGCTACAACGTCTACTCGGTGGCCTTCATCATCCGCTCGGTGGCCGGCGCGGAGAACATCGCCTGCGACCGGGAGAACGGCGAGCTGTACATCATCCAGGAGGGGCTGGAGTCCACGGGCTGCACCAtcgtcttcctcatcctctacTACTTCGGCATGGCCTCGTCCATCTGGTGGGTGATCCTCACGCTCACCTGGTTCCTGGCCGCCGGCAAGAAGTGGGGCCACGAGGCCATCGAGGCCCACAGCAACTACTTCCACATGGCGGCGTGGGGCGTGCCCGCCCTCAAGACCATCGTCATCCTCACCATGAGGAAGGTGGCGGGCGACGAGCTGACGGGCCTGTGCTACGTGGGCAGCATGGACGCGGCCGCCCTCACCGGCTTCGTGCTCGTCCCCCTGGCCTGCTACCTGGTGGTGGGCACCTCCTTCATCCTGACGGGCTTCGTGGCGCTCTTCCACATCCGCCGCGTGATGAAGACGGAGGGCACCAACACGGAGAAGCTGGAGAAGCTGATGGTGAAGATCGGCGTGTACTCCATCCTGTACACGGTGCCCGCCACCTGCGTGATCGTGTGCTACTTCTACGAGCGCCTCAACATGGACTACTGGCGCTCCCGCGGCCTGGAGGCCCGCTGCGTCTCGCTGCCGGGCCGGAGGAACGAGGGCTGCTCGCTGGACGCCTCGGTGCCGGCGGTGGCCGTGTTCATGCTGAAGACCTTCATGTCGCTGGTGGTGGGCATCACCAGCGGCGTGTGGGTGTGGAGCTCCAAGACACTGCAGACCTGGCAGCTGCTGTGCAGCAGGAAGCTGGCGGCGGACCGGACGCCCGGCGGGGGCAGGAAGCCGTGCGGGGGGGTCACCTGCGGCAGCACGCACTGCCACTACAAGGCCCCCCCCGCCGTGGTCATGCACATGGCCAAGCCGGACCCCCACTCGGACAACCCCACGCACGTGtga